A stretch of Hoplias malabaricus isolate fHopMal1 chromosome 10, fHopMal1.hap1, whole genome shotgun sequence DNA encodes these proteins:
- the LOC136708260 gene encoding elastase-1-like, with product MQGVSWMKIFFQSKMTSFVFLLSCIGLIHATAVPDLTVSNERYTGKVIGGSSAHPAMWRYQASLQYDNWNSGSFAHICGGSLVSPLYVMTAAHCILDMQVRNYRVVLGDYNLYKYEGTEQSRSVTKIVVHPGWTGDLTIGNDIALLRLASPVYSNGNIALAELPYPEQTLPNGFTCYITGWGLLATGGSTPDILQEAPIPVVEHSVCASPDWWSTAVRKTMVCAGGDGKTSGCQGDSGGPLSCFTDGYWRVHGVVSFGPAADCNTYRKPTVFTRVSSFMNWLYSEMV from the exons ATGCAAGGTGTCTCCTGGATGAAAATATTTTTCCAGTCCAAGATGACGAGCTTTGTGTTTCTCTTGTCCTGTATTG GGCTCATCCATGCCACTGCTGTACCTGATCTGACAGTGAGCAATGAGAGATACACGGGCAAAGTCATAGGTGGGAGCAGTGCTCACCCAGCCATGTGGAGATATCAA GCATCTTTGCAATATGACAACTGGAACTCGGGCAGCTTTGCCCACATTTGTGGTGGCAGCCTTGTTAGCCCCCTCTATGTCATGACTGCAGCGCACTGTATCCTTGA tatGCAGGTGAGGAACTATCGTGTTGTTTTGGGGGACTACAATCTCTACAAGTATGAAGGCACAGAGCAGTCTCGGTCTGTGACCAAGATCGTCGTTCATCCCGGCTGGACAGGGGATCTGACAATTGG GAATGATATTGCCTTGTTGAGGTTGGCCTCTCCAGTCTACAGCAATGGAAACATTGCCCTTGCGGAATTGCCGTATCCAGAACAGACGCTTCCCAATGGCTTTACCTGCTACATTACTGGATGGGGACTTCTAGCGA CTGGTGGTAGTACCCCAGACATCCTGCAGGAGGCACCCATCCCTGTGGTAGAACATTCTGTGTGCGCTTCTCCTGATTGGTGGAGCACCGCAGTCAGGAAAACCATGGTGTGTGCTGGAGGAGATGGCAAGACTTCTGGCTGCCAG GGTGACTCAGGTGGACCTTTGAGCTGTTTCACTGATGGGTATTGGAGGGTGCATGGTGTGGTTAGCTTTGGCCCTGCTGCAGATTGCAACACCTATCGCAAACCAACAGTCTTCACCCGGGTGTCCTCCTTCATGAACTGGCTGTACTCT GAAATGGTTTAA
- the cebp1 gene encoding CCAAT/enhancer binding protein (C/EBP) 1 gives MSVSHSSPSSLMFSSHNHTSSSVVNTLALTPDSTTSSVSSLAGHMPQMDREPYGQLMAGQPRSSDGRSEETMMGLAYLPYSGCLTSTSSERTAQQGHNIPQEFSQFLLPPPPSNLRPVGHKRSVSKDSMEYRLRRERNNIAVRKSRDKARRRIILTQQRALQLEEENHRLQLTIEQLSHEVDTLRHYLSQRHLHSSKVADIGVGENC, from the exons ATGTCAGTCTCTCACAGctctccttcctctctcatGTTCTCTTCACACAATCACACGTCCTCCTCTGTGGTCAACACCTTGGCCTTAACCCCGGACTCCACCACGTCTTCTGTCAGTTCTCTGGCTGGACACATGCCTCAGATGGACAGGGAACCGTATGGTCAGTTGATGGCTGGGCAGCCCAGGAGCTCTGATGGCAGGAGTGAGGAGACGATGATGGGCTTGGCATACCTGCCTTATTCAGGCTGTTTGACTTCTACAAGCTCAGAGAGAACAGCCCAACAAGGACATAACATACCGCAG GAGTTTTCTCAGTTCCTgctccctcctcctccatccAATCTGCGTCCTGTGGGTCACAAGAGGAGCGTGAGTAAGGACAGCATGGAGTACAGGCTGCGCAGAGAGAGGAACAATATCGCGGTGAGGAAGAGCCGAGACAAAGCCCGCCGCAGAATCATCCTCACTCAGCAGAGAGCCCTGCAGCTGGAGGAGGAGAACCACCGGCTGCAGCTGACCATTGAACAGCTCAGTCATGAAGTGGACACTCTCAGACACTACCTCTCACAGCGCCACCTACACAGCAGCAAAGTGGCAGACATAGGGGTCGGAGAGAACTGCTGA